The proteins below come from a single Fretibacterium sp. OH1220_COT-178 genomic window:
- a CDS encoding integrase core domain-containing protein, with protein sequence MDTVEEAHLKRGQPQSVLFHSDRGPQYTLEQFRRFQFRRFLDERNIVQSFSAPGCLYDNAVVESFFKFFKKEELNRRRFRNQGELKRSVFVSIEGFYNPKRLHSANSNLSPDEKEAVFKKQTSLLP encoded by the coding sequence GTGGACACGGTGGAAGAGGCGCATCTCAAACGGGGGCAGCCGCAGTCGGTGCTGTTTCATTCTGACCGGGGACCTCAGTATACCTTGGAGCAATTTCGACGCTTTCAATTTCGACGCTTTTTGGATGAGCGCAACATCGTGCAGTCTTTCTCTGCACCGGGCTGCCTGTACGATAATGCGGTTGTGGAGTCCTTCTTCAAATTTTTCAAGAAAGAGGAGCTGAACCGGAGGCGTTTTCGTAACCAGGGGGAACTCAAGCGTTCCGTATTTGTGTCCATCGAGGGCTTTTACAACCCCAAGAGGCTCCATTCCGCCAATAGCAATCTCTCTCCAGACGAAAAGGAGGCCGTGTTTAAAAAACAGACATCTCTCCTTCCTTGA
- a CDS encoding DDE-type integrase/transposase/recombinase, producing MLSLYTRSDKRLGAHKMCCRLKTEYGIKISVGRVYRLMRGMQLPRMSTEKPPFTHRHPQQDSAPCRNIFKQQFNPQEPDRVWASDITYVRTDKGFHYICVVLDLFSRKVIAWRVSCKADT from the coding sequence ATTCTCAGTCTTTACACCCGCTCGGACAAACGGCTCGGTGCTCATAAAATGTGTTGTCGCCTCAAGACGGAATATGGCATAAAGATCAGCGTGGGACGAGTGTACCGCCTGATGCGGGGAATGCAGCTGCCCAGAATGTCGACAGAAAAACCACCGTTTACGCACCGACATCCGCAGCAGGACAGCGCCCCTTGCAGGAACATCTTTAAACAGCAATTCAATCCTCAGGAGCCTGATCGCGTCTGGGCGAGCGATATCACCTATGTCCGCACGGATAAAGGGTTTCATTACATTTGCGTTGTTCTGGATCTTTTTTCGCGAAAAGTCATTGCGTGGCGTGTCAGCTGCAAAGCGGACACATAA
- a CDS encoding transposase → MSKVSPRYTEDFKKSIVSLYHNGKTQRQLHEEYGVSPNTLARWIKAYSEVKLDDNTVITAKQVKALQKRNALLEEENLIFKKAIAIFMPHSNKD, encoded by the coding sequence ATGTCTAAGGTCTCGCCAAGATACACGGAGGACTTCAAGAAGAGTATCGTCAGTTTGTATCACAATGGGAAGACACAAAGGCAGTTGCACGAGGAATACGGTGTATCTCCAAACACTTTGGCTCGTTGGATCAAAGCCTATTCGGAGGTCAAACTCGACGACAATACCGTCATTACTGCCAAGCAGGTCAAGGCTCTACAGAAGCGCAACGCCTTGCTCGAAGAGGAGAATCTCATCTTTAAAAAAGCGATTGCCATATTCATGCCACACTCAAACAAAGATTAG